A stretch of Malus sylvestris chromosome 11, drMalSylv7.2, whole genome shotgun sequence DNA encodes these proteins:
- the LOC126588825 gene encoding uncharacterized protein LOC126588825: MIMDSPQSLVSPFKSSVAEPEKQFIRTNGPASNATDANIACNSENFIGVLEVYVHQARDIQNICIYHKQDVYAKLCLTSDPENTVSTKTINGGGQNPVFNDNVQLNVRSVDSSLKCEIWMLSRVKNYLQDQLLGFSLVPLSEVLVKNGKLEKEFSLSSTDLFHSPAGFVQLSLSYTGDMPEVMSLASNPIVQDSETAESCELDRLEFPDPNIDNEDQRMVSEYIKIPCSEFESQSSDSFVTADTETQVISEVGVHAVEGFSTATVESTPVRKLDSPPSSVSTNGVSSPSGHTSSESYDAPSAVKSPNQEEKKVDKDDEINSSGGVPSETFENPTVTVTVPEHTAVQQDFVDMYMKSMQQFTESLAKMKLPLDLESPTSSGNSSTDQKIQTPKSSGSRVFYGSRAFF; this comes from the coding sequence ATGATCATGGATTCTCCTCAATCTCTTGTGTCTCCATTCAAAAGCTCTGTTGCCGAGCCTGAGAAGCAGTTCATTCGTACCAATGGCCCCGCATCCAATGCAACTGATGCCAATATAGCTTGTAACTCAGAGAACTTCATTGGTGTTCTCGAGGTTTACGTTCATCAGGCTAGGGACATCCAGAACATCTGCATATACCACAAGCAAGATGTCTACGCTAAGCTATGCCTGACGAGTGATCCTGAAAACACAGTCTCCACCAAGACCATTAACGGCGGTGGTCAAAATCCAGTCTTCAATGACAATGTCCAGCTCAATGTTCGGAGTGTTGATTCCTCCCTCAAATGCGAGATTTGGATGCTGAGCAGGGTCAAGAATTATCTTCAAGATCAGTTGCTGGGGTTTTCTTTGGTGCCTTTGTCGGAGGTCCTCGTTAAGAATGGGAAGTTAGAGAAAGAGTTCTCTCTTTCTTCAACTGATCTGTTTCATTCCCCAGCAGGGTTTGTCCAGTTGTCCCTCTCGTACACTGGAGATATGCCAGAAGTAATGTCCTTGGCCTCAAATCCTATTGTGCAGGACTCGGAGACAGCTGAGTCATGTGAATTAGATAGGTTAGAGTTCCCAGATCCGAACATTGACAATGAAGACCAGAGAATGGTTtcagagtacattaagatcccATGTTCTGAATTTGAGTCTCAAAGCTCTGATAGCTTTGTCACTGCTGACACTGAAACTCAGGTTATTTCCGAAGTGGGTGTTCATGCTGTTGAAGGTTTCTCGACTGCTACTGTTGAATCTACTCCTGTTCGGAAGCTTGATTCTCCCCCAAGCAGTGTGTCAACTAATGGTGTTTCATCTCCATCGGGTCATACAAGCTCAGAGTCGTATGATGCTCCATCAGCTGTGAAATCTCCAAACCAGGAAGAGAAAAAGGTGGATAAAGATGATGAGATTAATTCGTCTGGTGGGGTGCCAAGTGAGACATTTGAGAATCCTACTGTCACAGTCACCGTTCCAGAGCATACAGCGGTGCAGCAGGATTTTGTAGACATGTACATGAAAAGCATGCAGCAATTCACCGAGTCCTTGGCAAAAATGAAGCTTCCGTTGGACCTTGAATCACCAACCAGTTCAGGAAACTCGAGCACTGATCAGAAAATACAGACACCAAAGAGCAGTGGTTCCCGGGTGTTTTATGGCAGTAGGGCTTTCTTCTGA